A window of Malania oleifera isolate guangnan ecotype guangnan chromosome 5, ASM2987363v1, whole genome shotgun sequence contains these coding sequences:
- the LOC131155329 gene encoding F-box/kelch-repeat protein SKIP25 produces MANTATAITTATANATSTKRRKLADQTHHRCRNRPHLPPLLPGLPDHIAELCLSLLPPSLLFSVCRSWRHLLSSPSFPPYLSLYLLSSSSSSSSLHFFSFDPIFSRWHRIPPPPLRPLLRHPSFLSRNFSVQSLAVSDNLLLLAATGPGFLPALHHPLVFRPNSQSWDFGPSLEAPRRWCVAGTAAGAVFAASGIGSHYTIDMARSVEKWEMKSEKEEWAKMRDHKDGSKFSREAIDAVGWRGKLCMVNEAKEGAVYNVERDEWGDMPEGMVAGWRGPTAAMEEEVLYSVDEARGALMKYDPGRDGWEEVVRSERLRGAEQMAARGGRVCIVCSGGRMIVVVDVVETPARMWVVDPPSGYEAVAVHVLPRMTTVQ; encoded by the coding sequence ATGGCCAACACCGCCACCGCCATCACCACCGCCACCGCCAATGCCACCTCCACCAAACGCAGAAAACTGGCCGACCAAACCCATCATCGCTGCCGCAACCGCCCCCACCTTCCCCCTCTCCTCCCTGGCCTCCCCGACCACATCGCAGAACTCTGCCTCTCCCTCCTCCCCCCTTCCCTCCTCTTCTCCGTCTGCCGCTCATGGCGCCACCTCCTCTCCTCCCCTTCCTTTCCCCCCTACCTCTCTCTCTACCTCCtctcctcttcctcctcctcctcctccctccACTTCTTCTCCTTCGACCCCATCTTCTCCCGCTGGCACCGGATCCCCCCTCCCCCGCTCCGCCCCCTCCTCCGCCACCCCTCCTTTCTCTCCCGCAACTTCTCAGTCCAATCCCTCGCCGTCTCCGACAACCTCCTCCTCCTCGCCGCCACCGGCCCCGGCTTTCTCCCCGCCCTTCACCACCCCCTCGTCTTCCGCCCAAATTCTCAGTCATGGGATTTCGGGCCCTCCCTCGAGGCTCCCCGCCGCTGGTGCGTGGCGGGAACCGCAGCCGGAGCAGTCTTCGCGGCGAGCGGGATCGGATCCCACTACACCATCGACATGGCTCGATCTGTAGAGAAATGGGAGATGAAGAGTGAAAAGGAAGAATGGGCAAAGATGAGAGATCATAAAGATGGGAGTAAGTTCAGTAGAGAAGCCATTGATGCTGTTGGGTGGAGGGGGAAGCTGTGTATGGTGAATGAGGCGAAAGAGGGTGCGGTTTACAACGTGGAGAGGGACGAGTGGGGGGATATGCCTGAGGGCATGGTCGCTGGCTGGAGAGGGCCTACGGCGGCCATGGAGGAGGAGGTCCTTTACTCGGTGGATGAAGCCAGAGGTGCGTTGATGAAGTACGACCCGGGGAGGGACGGGTGGGAGGAGGTGGTGCGGTCGGAGAGGCTGAGAGGAGCGGAGCAGATGGCCGCCAGAGGCGGGAGGGTGTGCATCGTGTGCAGCGGAGGGAGGATGATAGTGGTGGTGGATGTGGTGGAGACGCCGGCGAGGATGTGGGTGGTGGATCCGCCGTCGGGGTATGAGGCCGTCGCCGTTCATGTGTTGCCGAGGATGACGACTGTTCAGTAG